A genomic segment from Nicotiana tabacum cultivar K326 chromosome 7, ASM71507v2, whole genome shotgun sequence encodes:
- the LOC107803452 gene encoding uncharacterized protein LOC107803452, producing MAGIDVSKYAHSPVHKALVLKDYASLRKIIAVLPRLCDPAEIHTESVSLAEEVKADAISAVIDRRDVPNRDSPLHLAVKLGDETATEMLMLAGADWSLQNEHGWSALQEAICNKEERIAKIIVRHYQPLAWAKWCRRLPRLIGTMRRMRDFYMEITFHFESSVIPFISRIAPSDTYKIWKRGANLRADMTLAGFDGFRIQRSDQSILFLGDGSEDGKVPPGTLCMISHKENEIMNALDGAGAPATEAEVQQEVAAMSQTNIFRPGIDVTEAVLLPQTTWRRQEKTEMVGSWKAKVYDMHNVVVSIKSRRVPGAMTDDEFFNSCNENETESEEFDDILTEEERKQLEVALKLDSSDENGDSGVIAHRHSCYEQRDIPIEEINGCRNDNDSKQEKKRWFNNWRKRDIKPEGEKRAVPPRSSVCVDERAGNHHEGSPSINETRGGRHSVDVRATRDEFRLGRDAKASTSSNVENGNRRKDGGRENEYKKGLRPVLWLSPDFPLKTEELLPLLDILANKVKAIRRLREMLTTKLPKGTFPVKVAIPVVPTIRVLVTFTKFEELQPVDEFETPPSSPTASGRESPAVVQPSSSSWFQWIKAPYHRPTSSTGSPSNRIENVQDPFAVPQDYTWISAEAKRKKMQEKEKAKKGKSRKQ from the exons ATGGCTGGTATTGATGTTTCAAAGTATGCACATAGCCCTGTGCACAAAGCTCTAGTCTTGAAAGATTATGCCTCTCTGAGGAAGATAATTGCTGTGTTGCCGCGGCTTTGTGATCCTGCTGAGATTCATACTGAATCAGTATCACTGGCTGAGGAAGTTAAGGCTGATGCTATTTCTGCAGTGATTGATCGACGGGATGTCCCCAACCGGGACAGCCCTCTTCATTTGGCTGTAAAACTAGGTGATGAGACTGCAACCGAGATGCTTATGCTTGCTGGTGCAGATTGGAGCTTGCAAAATGAACATGGTTGGAGTGCCCTACAGGAGGCAATATGTAATAAGGAAGAAAGGATTGCGAAGATCATAGTTAGGCACTACCAGCCTTTGGCTTGGGCAAAATGGTGTAGAAGGTTACCACGGTTGATTGGGACAATGAGGAGGATGAGGGATTTTTATATGGAAATAACATTTCACTTTGAGAGCTCTGTTATACCTTTCATTTCTAGGATTGCCCCTTCAGATACATATAAGATTTGGAAGAGGGGTGCAAATTTAAGGGCTGATATGACACTGGCTGGATTTGATGGGTTCCGAATTCAGCGATCCGATCAGAGCATTCTCTTCCTTGGTGATGGTTCCGAGGATGGTAAAGTACCTCCTGGAACACTTTGCATGATCTCACATAAAGAAAACGAAATTATGAATGCTTTAGACGGTGCTGGTGCTCCAGCCACTGAGGCAGAAGTACAGCAAGAAGTTGCTGCGATGTCTCAAACGAACATATTCAGGCCTGGGATTGATGTCACTGAAGCCGTTCTTTTGCCACAAACAACATGGAGGCGCCAGGAGAAAACGGAGATGGTAGGTTCTTGGAAAGCTAAAGTATATGATATGCATAATGTGGTTGTGAGCATAAAATCAAGGAGGGTACCTGGAGCTATGACGGATGAtgaattcttcaattcttgcaaTGAAAACGAAACGGAGAGTGAAGAGTTTGATGATATCCTGACAGaggaagaaaggaagcagcttgAGGTTGCTCTCAAGTTGGACTCTTCAGATGAGAATGGAGATAGTGGGGTCATTGCACATCGCCATAGTTGTTATGAACAAAGGGATATTCCCATCGAGGAGATAAATGGTTGCAGGAATGACAACGACAGTAAGCAGGAAAAGAAGAGATGGTTTAACAATTGGAGGAAACGGGATATTAAGCCAGAAGGGGAGAAAAGAGCTGTTCCACCAAGAAGTTCCGTCTGTGTTGACGAGAGGGCCGGCAATCATCATGAAGGCTCTCCATCTATAAATGAAACTAGGGGGGGGAGGCATTCTGTGGATGTCAGAGCGACGAGGGATGAGTTTAGACTAGGAAGAGATGCAAAGGCTTCTACATCTAGCAATGTTGAAAATGGAAATCGGCGCAAAGATGGAGGCCGAGAAAATGAGTATAAGAAAGGATTGAGGCCTGTTCTTTGGCTTTCTCCAGATTTCCCATTAAAAACTGAAGAGCTCCTTCCTTTGCTTGACATTCTGGCCAACAAAGTTAAAGCTATCCGCCGGTTGAGGGAAATGCTCACAACAAAACTTCCAAAAGGAACTTTCCCAGTTAAG GTAGCTATTCCGGTTGTTCCAACAATTAGAGTATTGGTGACTTTCACTAAGTTTGAAGAATTACAGCCGGTAGATGAGTTCGAGACTCCTCCTTCCAGCCCTACTGCTTCAGGTAGGGAGAGTCCAGCAGTGGTGCAGCCGTCAAGTTCATCATGGTTTCAGTGGATAAAAGCCCCGTATCATCGGCCTACTTCTTCCACAGGCAGTCCAAGTAATAGGATCGAAAACGTTCAAGATCCCTTTGCAGTCCCTCAAGATTACACGTGGATATCAGCAGAAGCAAAGAGGAAGAAAATGCAGGAAAAGGAAAAGGCAAAGAAAGGAAAAAGTAGGAAACAGTAG